One genomic segment of Hymenobacter psoromatis includes these proteins:
- a CDS encoding IS1595 family transposase, producing the protein MLPTFKSLLDLVKAFPNEEACTLHLEALRWNGTPVSPFDPTSKVYKCAGHRYKCKNTNKYFNVKVGTIFEDTKIPLQKWFMALYIFSSHKKGISSHQLAKDIDVTQKSAWFMLHRLRYAFAHPNFQATMDGTVEVDETFVGGKESNKHANKKTPNNQGRSLKTKKAVVGVLQRDGHAIAQVVEDVTSATLVTIIQETVEAGATVHTDEYQAYRPIAAVYDHQIVRHSAKQYVEGKAHTNGLEGFWSHFKRMVDGIYHHVSFEHLQAYVTEFSLRWNTRRSATSDRFNFILGNVAGRLTYQTLIAR; encoded by the coding sequence ATGCTCCCTACTTTCAAAAGCCTGCTCGACTTGGTAAAAGCTTTCCCCAATGAGGAAGCTTGCACGCTGCACTTAGAAGCGTTGCGTTGGAACGGCACCCCCGTTTCGCCCTTTGACCCTACTTCTAAGGTCTACAAATGCGCTGGGCACCGCTACAAGTGCAAGAACACCAATAAGTACTTCAACGTCAAGGTGGGTACCATCTTCGAGGACACCAAGATACCGCTGCAAAAGTGGTTCATGGCCCTCTATATCTTCTCGTCGCATAAGAAGGGTATTAGCTCGCACCAGTTAGCGAAGGATATTGACGTAACGCAAAAGAGCGCATGGTTCATGCTGCATCGTTTGCGTTATGCTTTCGCGCACCCCAACTTTCAAGCTACGATGGACGGCACCGTAGAAGTAGACGAAACCTTTGTTGGGGGCAAAGAGAGTAACAAGCACGCGAACAAGAAAACGCCAAACAATCAAGGCCGTAGCCTCAAAACTAAGAAGGCAGTTGTTGGTGTCTTGCAGCGCGACGGGCACGCAATCGCGCAAGTAGTAGAAGATGTAACCAGTGCTACGCTCGTTACTATCATTCAAGAGACGGTTGAAGCTGGCGCGACGGTACACACCGACGAGTACCAGGCTTACCGCCCGATTGCCGCCGTGTACGACCATCAGATTGTACGCCACAGTGCTAAGCAGTATGTAGAAGGGAAAGCCCACACCAACGGCTTAGAAGGCTTTTGGAGCCACTTCAAGCGCATGGTTGACGGCATCTATCACCACGTCAGCTTTGAGCACCTGCAAGCCTATGTAACGGAGTTTTCGCTTCGCTGGAATACGCGCCGTTCGGCAACATCTGACCGCTTCAATTTCATTCTTGGCAATGTTGCCGGCCGCCTCACTTACCAAACTTTGATTGCCCGCTAA